Proteins from one Arthrobacter sp. Soc17.1.1.1 genomic window:
- a CDS encoding APC family permease, translating into MDLFRTKSVEQSIKDSGEKGHGLKRSLTTWDLMIMGVAVAVGAGIFSVGAQAAAFNAGPAVTISFVLAAITCALAIMCYAEFATAIPVAGSAYVFTYATMGELLAWIIGWNLILELLMAAAVIAKFWGVYLGDLFTALDLDVPAEISVLGLDLTWGPLLIVAVFTAVLIYGTKLSARVNSVFTVIKIAIVLFVIVVGFFYVRPENFTPFVPASQPAADSGAGWADQPFLSFLSGASPAAFGFTGIISGAALVFFAFIGFDVVATSAEEVKNPSRTLPRGIFAGLAVVSVLYILVTLVVTGMVPYTELGASGSPSLATAFQLVGADWAAGIISLGSLIGLTTVIMVLLMGLARVIFALSRDGLLPRGLSRTSDKHATPARTQVLCGVVVALLAGFTQVEVLAEMINIGTLTAFITVSLGIIVLRSRRPDLTPAFRVPFGKVIPIASAALCLYLMFNLATITWVFFAGWLVVGFVIYFAYGYRHSRLRTEQQVTV; encoded by the coding sequence ATGGACCTCTTCCGGACCAAGTCCGTCGAACAGTCGATCAAGGACTCCGGTGAGAAGGGACACGGTCTGAAGCGTTCCCTCACCACCTGGGACCTCATGATCATGGGCGTCGCCGTCGCCGTCGGGGCGGGGATCTTCTCGGTGGGCGCGCAGGCCGCCGCCTTCAATGCCGGCCCGGCCGTGACCATCTCCTTCGTGCTGGCGGCCATCACGTGCGCCCTCGCGATCATGTGCTACGCCGAGTTCGCCACCGCGATCCCTGTGGCCGGCAGCGCCTACGTGTTCACCTACGCCACCATGGGCGAGCTGCTCGCCTGGATCATCGGCTGGAACCTGATCCTCGAGCTGCTGATGGCGGCCGCCGTCATCGCGAAGTTCTGGGGCGTCTACCTCGGTGATCTCTTCACGGCCCTGGACCTCGACGTCCCCGCCGAGATCAGCGTCCTGGGCCTCGACCTGACGTGGGGGCCGCTGCTGATCGTCGCGGTGTTCACCGCCGTGCTCATCTACGGCACCAAGCTCTCGGCCCGGGTCAACAGCGTCTTCACCGTCATCAAGATCGCGATCGTACTGTTCGTGATCGTGGTCGGCTTCTTCTACGTCCGCCCCGAGAACTTCACGCCGTTCGTCCCCGCCTCCCAGCCCGCGGCGGACAGCGGCGCCGGCTGGGCAGACCAGCCCTTCCTCTCCTTCCTGAGCGGGGCCTCCCCTGCCGCCTTCGGCTTCACCGGGATCATCTCGGGTGCGGCGCTCGTGTTCTTCGCCTTCATCGGGTTCGACGTCGTCGCCACCTCCGCGGAGGAGGTCAAGAACCCGAGCCGCACCCTCCCGCGCGGTATCTTCGCCGGGCTCGCCGTGGTGAGCGTCCTCTACATCCTGGTGACCCTCGTGGTCACCGGCATGGTGCCGTACACGGAGCTCGGGGCCTCGGGGTCGCCGTCGCTCGCGACCGCCTTCCAGCTCGTCGGCGCCGACTGGGCGGCCGGCATCATCTCCCTCGGCAGCCTGATCGGCCTGACCACCGTCATCATGGTGCTGCTCATGGGCCTCGCCCGCGTGATCTTCGCCCTCAGCCGCGACGGCCTCCTGCCCCGCGGGCTGAGCCGCACCTCGGACAAGCACGCCACGCCGGCGCGCACGCAGGTTCTCTGCGGTGTCGTCGTCGCGCTGCTGGCCGGGTTCACCCAGGTGGAGGTGCTCGCCGAGATGATCAACATCGGCACCCTGACCGCATTCATCACGGTGAGCCTCGGGATCATCGTGCTGCGCAGCAGGCGCCCGGATCTCACGCCCGCGTTCCGCGTGCCCTTCGGCAAGGTCATCCCGATCGCGTCGGCCGCACTGTGCCTGTACCTGATGTTCAACCTGGCCACCATCACGTGGGTGTTCTTCGCCGGCTGGCTCGTGGTGGGCTTCGTCATCTACTTCGCCTACGGTTACCGCCACTCCCGCCTCCGTACGGAGCAGCAGGTCACGGTGTAG
- the ppk2 gene encoding polyphosphate kinase 2 — MTEMTETTETTDEPAQEAAGTATDTGTAIDTDTDTDADTARSAGEATGGPTDDPGEGTTSDAAVLGDEPTDALTDEPSDAPADRTGTAGTGMSDVGAPPDIPVPTPHAEGEDHVLLPHPDQPTWREDYPYDKRMTEREYQKAKRALQIELLKMQGWVKKNQAKVAVLFEGRDAAGKGGTIKRFTENLNPRGARIIALDKPSEKEQTQWYFQRYVSVLPSGGEIVLFDRSWYNRAGVERVMGFCTPTEYLEFMRQAPELERMLVRADTHLIKFWFSVSRAEQRRRFAQRHTDPVRRWKLSPMDLQSLDKWDDYTEAKEAMFFYTNTADAPWTVIKSNDKKRARIEALRYVLSVLDYDEKDHDVVGTPDPLIVGTGPHSRVFEAGEQSTRLFPTL; from the coding sequence ATGACCGAGATGACCGAGACGACGGAGACGACGGACGAACCGGCGCAGGAAGCTGCCGGTACTGCCACCGATACCGGTACTGCCATCGACACCGACACCGACACCGATGCCGACACCGCCCGATCAGCGGGCGAGGCGACCGGCGGACCGACCGACGATCCAGGGGAGGGGACGACCTCCGATGCGGCGGTGCTCGGCGACGAGCCGACGGACGCCCTGACCGACGAACCGTCGGACGCTCCTGCCGACAGGACCGGCACGGCAGGTACGGGGATGTCGGATGTCGGGGCACCACCCGACATCCCGGTGCCCACGCCGCACGCGGAGGGCGAGGACCACGTGCTCCTGCCGCACCCGGACCAGCCGACCTGGCGCGAGGACTACCCGTACGACAAGCGGATGACCGAACGCGAGTACCAGAAGGCCAAGCGCGCCCTGCAGATCGAGCTGCTCAAGATGCAGGGGTGGGTGAAGAAGAACCAGGCCAAGGTGGCGGTGCTGTTCGAGGGGCGTGACGCCGCGGGCAAGGGCGGGACGATCAAGCGTTTCACGGAGAACCTGAACCCCCGAGGCGCACGCATCATCGCTCTCGACAAGCCGAGCGAGAAGGAACAGACGCAGTGGTACTTCCAGCGCTACGTCTCGGTGCTCCCCTCGGGCGGCGAGATCGTCCTGTTCGACCGGTCCTGGTACAACCGGGCCGGCGTGGAGCGCGTCATGGGGTTCTGCACCCCCACGGAGTACCTCGAGTTCATGCGGCAGGCCCCCGAGCTCGAGCGCATGCTCGTCCGCGCCGACACGCACCTGATCAAGTTCTGGTTCTCGGTGTCCCGGGCGGAACAGCGCCGCCGCTTCGCCCAGCGCCACACCGACCCTGTGCGCCGCTGGAAGCTGAGCCCCATGGACCTGCAGTCCCTCGACAAGTGGGACGACTACACGGAGGCCAAGGAGGCCATGTTCTTCTACACGAACACCGCGGACGCCCCATGGACGGTCATCAAGAGCAACGACAAGAAGCGGGCCCGCATCGAGGCGCTGCGCTACGTCCTGTCCGTCCTCGACTACGACGAGAAGGACCATGACGTGGTCGGCACGCCGGATCCGCTGATCGTCGGCACCGGGCCGCACTCACGCGTGTTCGAGGCAGGCGAGCAGTCCACGCGCCTGTTCCCCACGCTCTGA
- a CDS encoding zinc-binding metallopeptidase family protein — MQRFTCAVCSAPLFFENSRCLACGTQLGFHRGERIIAPLDDDGVYRDLDGLSLRRCVNLTLSGCTWLVREEGDECFSCTLTRSRPDDHDTTGLAQFLDAERSKRHLIYELDVLGLPIEDRTRNPERGLAFDLLSSVEEKVVIGHQNGLITIDLAETVDSHREKMRAKLEEPYRTMLGHFRHETGHYFEGTLVFSDPALTERARSLFGDDRASYQDALERHYAEGAPEDWRREHISTYATMHPYEDFAETFAHYLHICDTVDTALQYGLAEGPGPNSSEDFGEVVRETWIPLSVALNQVNRSMGANDLYPFVLPPAVIEKLDFVHALRVRVGEPVVDGAA, encoded by the coding sequence ATGCAACGCTTCACCTGCGCCGTCTGCTCGGCGCCCCTGTTCTTCGAGAACTCCCGCTGCCTCGCCTGCGGCACGCAGCTCGGCTTCCATCGCGGCGAGCGCATCATCGCGCCGCTGGACGACGACGGCGTGTACCGGGACCTCGACGGCCTGTCCCTGCGCCGCTGCGTCAACCTCACGCTCTCGGGGTGCACGTGGCTGGTGCGGGAGGAGGGCGACGAATGCTTCAGCTGCACTCTCACCCGCAGCCGCCCGGACGACCACGACACCACCGGCCTGGCCCAGTTCCTCGACGCCGAGCGGTCCAAACGGCACCTCATCTACGAGCTGGACGTGCTCGGCCTGCCGATCGAGGACCGCACCCGGAACCCCGAGCGCGGGCTCGCTTTCGACCTGCTCTCCAGCGTCGAGGAGAAGGTGGTCATCGGGCACCAGAACGGCCTGATCACCATCGATCTCGCCGAGACCGTGGACTCCCACCGCGAGAAGATGCGGGCCAAGCTCGAGGAGCCCTACCGCACCATGCTGGGACACTTCCGCCACGAGACCGGCCACTACTTCGAGGGCACCCTCGTCTTCTCCGACCCGGCCCTGACGGAACGGGCCCGCAGCCTCTTCGGCGACGACCGGGCCAGCTACCAGGACGCCCTCGAGCGGCACTACGCGGAGGGTGCGCCCGAGGACTGGCGCCGGGAGCACATCTCGACATATGCCACCATGCACCCCTACGAGGACTTCGCCGAGACGTTCGCGCACTACCTGCACATCTGCGACACCGTGGACACGGCCCTGCAGTACGGGCTCGCCGAAGGCCCCGGGCCGAACAGCTCCGAGGACTTCGGCGAGGTGGTCCGCGAGACCTGGATCCCGCTCTCGGTGGCCCTGAACCAGGTCAACCGCAGCATGGGCGCCAACGACCTGTACCCGTTCGTCCTGCCGCCCGCCGTCATCGAGAAGCTGGACTTCGTGCACGCGCTGCGCGTCCGCGTCGGGGAGCCGGTGGTCGACGGGGCGGCCTGA
- a CDS encoding Rho termination factor N-terminal domain-containing protein encodes MADEPGNQTPNTPDVSETDLRGMTVDELREEARQEGLPGTSGMRKAELVDAVAEAKQGHATGSDGSGDGPEDPDEVGAGPDGGRIRTGPETSKSLKYSQEITSPDEDPEREGRSLATTHHEVIKQWAESRGARPAAVEGTDHGDHLGVLRLDFNEDTDKLRHVSWDEWFRTFDERRLNFVYQEQRKDGKQSNFFILESPDREDA; translated from the coding sequence ATGGCGGACGAACCCGGCAACCAGACACCGAACACTCCTGACGTCAGCGAGACGGACCTGCGCGGCATGACAGTGGACGAGCTCCGCGAGGAGGCCAGGCAGGAGGGACTCCCGGGCACCTCCGGGATGCGGAAGGCCGAACTCGTCGACGCGGTCGCCGAGGCGAAGCAGGGCCACGCCACGGGGTCGGACGGGTCCGGCGACGGGCCCGAGGATCCCGACGAGGTCGGCGCCGGACCCGACGGCGGCAGGATCCGCACAGGACCCGAGACCTCGAAGTCCCTCAAGTACTCCCAGGAGATCACCTCTCCCGACGAGGACCCCGAGCGCGAGGGCCGCAGCCTGGCGACGACGCACCACGAGGTCATCAAGCAGTGGGCGGAATCCCGCGGCGCGCGCCCGGCCGCGGTGGAGGGGACGGACCATGGCGACCATCTCGGAGTCCTCCGCCTCGATTTCAACGAGGACACCGACAAGCTGCGCCACGTGAGCTGGGACGAGTGGTTCCGGACGTTCGACGAGCGCCGGCTGAACTTCGTCTACCAGGAGCAGCGCAAGGACGGGAAGCAGTCGAACTTCTTCATCCTCGAGAGCCCCGACCGCGAGGATGCCTGA
- a CDS encoding amino acid permease: MSKTSGVQATQSVMRRKPIDYVEDETGRTGLFKSLGLWQLTAIGVGGIIGVGIFTLAGLVANGGEDGDPVGPAVLISFLIAGLASAAAALSYAEFAGMIPRAGSAYTYGYVALGEIIGWFIGWDLLLEYIAIVAVVAIGISGYFTEFMSGIGITVPTWMQGTPDTIEGGLVNVPAIVVCLIITFILSRGTKTFGRFELIAVGLKILLILGIVGLGFFYVNAENYSPFLPSGFGAVFTGAATVFFAVFGYDAMSTAAEEATDGKKHMPKAILLSLAIAMTLYVLATLVLTGMQNYEDISPTAGFASAFQSVGLPVIATIISAFAVISILTVMLTFLLGVTRVWFSMSRDGLLPAWFSTTDRHGTPQRVTWIAGIASALLAGVFPIRAVADLTNIGILAAFVVVCVAVIVLRRTRPEVPRTFKLPLMPIVPAFGVLASLFLMLQLHWETWVRFGIWLVIGLLIYFFYGRKHSLMNPDSPRHAPSKREA, translated from the coding sequence ATGTCGAAGACCTCAGGCGTACAGGCCACCCAGTCGGTAATGCGGCGCAAACCCATCGACTACGTCGAGGACGAGACAGGCCGCACCGGCCTGTTCAAGAGCCTCGGACTATGGCAGCTGACCGCGATCGGCGTGGGCGGTATCATCGGCGTGGGCATCTTCACGCTCGCCGGCCTCGTGGCCAACGGCGGGGAGGACGGCGACCCGGTGGGCCCGGCCGTGCTGATCTCGTTCCTCATCGCCGGCCTCGCGAGCGCCGCCGCGGCGCTGTCCTACGCGGAGTTCGCGGGGATGATCCCGCGTGCCGGCTCCGCCTACACCTACGGCTACGTGGCCCTGGGGGAGATCATCGGCTGGTTCATCGGCTGGGACCTCCTGCTCGAGTACATCGCGATCGTGGCGGTCGTCGCGATCGGCATCTCGGGGTACTTCACCGAGTTCATGTCCGGGATCGGGATCACCGTCCCCACCTGGATGCAGGGCACCCCTGACACCATCGAGGGCGGCCTGGTCAACGTGCCCGCGATCGTGGTGTGCCTGATCATCACGTTCATCCTCAGCCGCGGCACCAAGACGTTCGGCCGGTTCGAGCTCATCGCCGTGGGCCTCAAGATCCTGCTGATCCTCGGGATCGTGGGCCTCGGCTTCTTCTACGTCAACGCCGAGAACTACTCGCCGTTCCTCCCGTCGGGCTTCGGCGCCGTGTTCACGGGTGCCGCCACCGTGTTCTTCGCGGTCTTCGGCTACGACGCCATGAGCACCGCGGCGGAGGAGGCGACGGACGGCAAGAAGCACATGCCGAAGGCCATCCTCCTGTCCCTGGCGATCGCGATGACCCTCTACGTGCTGGCGACCCTCGTGCTCACGGGTATGCAGAACTACGAGGACATCAGCCCGACGGCCGGCTTCGCCTCGGCCTTCCAGTCCGTGGGCCTCCCCGTCATCGCGACCATCATCTCGGCCTTCGCCGTGATCTCGATCCTGACCGTCATGCTGACCTTCCTCCTCGGCGTGACCCGCGTGTGGTTCTCGATGAGCCGCGACGGTCTGCTGCCGGCCTGGTTCTCCACGACCGACCGTCACGGCACCCCGCAGCGGGTCACCTGGATCGCCGGTATCGCCTCGGCCCTGCTCGCCGGGGTGTTCCCCATCCGGGCCGTCGCGGACCTCACCAACATCGGCATCCTCGCGGCGTTCGTCGTCGTCTGCGTCGCGGTGATCGTGCTGCGCCGCACGCGGCCCGAGGTCCCGCGCACCTTCAAACTGCCGCTCATGCCGATCGTGCCTGCCTTCGGCGTCCTCGCGTCCCTGTTCCTGATGCTGCAGCTGCACTGGGAGACGTGGGTGCGGTTCGGCATCTGGCTCGTGATCGGCCTGCTCATCTACTTCTTCTACGGCCGCAAGCACTCGCTCATGAACCCCGACAGCCCCCGCCACGCACCGTCGAAGCGGGAGGCCTGA
- a CDS encoding pyridoxine/pyridoxamine 5'-phosphate oxidase: MTEPGLIRDLVRGVPVFPDDMPPFDPLAAPDSPVDLFVEWLTRAVEDGIAAPHAVTLSTVDDDGLPDARVVILKDLTRSGWQVASSADSPKGRQLAAHPSAALSFFWPAAGRQVRIRGTVSTGTTEENDADFQRRHPVARALVLAGSQSSVLRSRDELDDAVADQVARIEATDGLASTTWTVFTVAPDAVEFWQADQERRHTRLLYTRFGEGWRREMLWP, translated from the coding sequence ATGACCGAGCCAGGCCTCATCCGCGACCTCGTGCGCGGCGTCCCCGTGTTCCCCGACGACATGCCGCCCTTCGACCCGCTGGCGGCGCCCGACTCCCCGGTGGACCTGTTCGTCGAGTGGTTGACCCGCGCCGTCGAGGACGGCATCGCGGCGCCGCATGCGGTGACCCTCTCCACCGTGGACGACGACGGACTGCCCGACGCACGCGTGGTGATCCTCAAGGACCTCACCCGGTCCGGCTGGCAGGTGGCCTCCAGCGCGGACAGCCCCAAGGGGCGGCAGCTGGCGGCGCACCCCTCCGCCGCGCTCTCGTTCTTCTGGCCCGCAGCGGGCCGGCAGGTGCGCATCCGCGGGACGGTCTCGACCGGCACCACCGAGGAGAACGACGCCGATTTCCAGCGCCGGCACCCCGTGGCCCGGGCCCTCGTGCTGGCAGGGTCGCAGAGCTCGGTGCTGCGCAGCAGGGACGAGCTCGACGACGCCGTCGCGGACCAGGTGGCGCGCATCGAGGCCACCGACGGCCTCGCCTCGACCACGTGGACGGTCTTCACGGTGGCCCCGGACGCCGTCGAGTTCTGGCAGGCGGACCAGGAACGGCGCCACACCCGCCTGCTGTACACGCGGTTCGGCGAGGGCTGGCGCCGGGAGATGCTCTGGCCGTAG
- a CDS encoding TetR/AcrR family transcriptional regulator: MPQPPEAPGRPLRRDARRNREVVLAAARRMFAEHGADCSFEDIAREAGVGVGTVYRRFPDRRTLIEAILEQRIVDVDDAAAAALRLDDPWAAARHFVGATARMQVEDRGLRELLHDHRFVSSGLALLRRRITPAADELARRLRKDGAARTDLTGQDLVALIRMLGSLGPGPADRADPDDPAGPPAGFERYLDLVLDALGRERPIRG; this comes from the coding sequence GTGCCGCAGCCGCCTGAGGCTCCCGGGCGGCCCCTGCGGCGGGACGCCCGCCGCAACCGCGAGGTGGTCCTCGCGGCGGCGCGGCGCATGTTCGCCGAGCACGGCGCGGACTGCAGCTTCGAGGACATCGCCCGGGAGGCCGGCGTGGGGGTCGGCACGGTGTACCGCAGGTTCCCGGACCGTCGCACGCTGATCGAGGCGATCCTGGAGCAGCGCATCGTGGACGTCGACGACGCCGCCGCAGCAGCGCTCCGGCTCGACGACCCGTGGGCGGCCGCGCGGCACTTCGTCGGGGCCACCGCCCGCATGCAGGTGGAGGACCGGGGGCTGCGGGAACTCCTGCACGACCACCGGTTCGTGTCGTCCGGGCTCGCCCTGCTGCGCCGGCGCATCACGCCGGCCGCCGATGAACTGGCGCGCCGTCTCCGGAAGGACGGCGCGGCGCGGACGGATCTCACGGGACAGGACCTGGTGGCGCTCATCCGCATGCTCGGCTCACTCGGCCCCGGGCCCGCCGACCGCGCCGACCCCGACGATCCCGCCGGGCCGCCGGCCGGGTTCGAACGATACCTGGACCTCGTCCTGGACGCGCTCGGTCGCGAACGCCCGATCCGCGGCTGA
- a CDS encoding DUF1684 domain-containing protein produces the protein MSPTQTAEDRWIRFRAARDAALAETHGWLSLTSFHWLPDQPADVGEVPGLWSAAGDTASVTARPSDGLTDLSTGHLVDGTITAALDDEDSLMWVAYGGPDGHRVVVELARRAGRYAVRTRDAEAPTLAGFSGTPVFDYRPDLVLEGRFEPFPEPRPERISTSHPDVPGTQTSVGDVVFTLPGDPREHRLRASQDGTGALAITFHDATNGTSTASWRKVTLRRPRPDGSVVLDLNRTINYPSAFTPYGTCPRPVAGNIVDAPIEGGEKRPLP, from the coding sequence ATGAGCCCCACCCAGACCGCCGAAGACCGCTGGATCCGCTTCCGCGCAGCGCGCGACGCCGCACTCGCGGAGACGCACGGCTGGCTGTCCCTGACGTCCTTCCACTGGCTCCCCGACCAGCCCGCCGACGTCGGGGAGGTGCCGGGCCTCTGGTCCGCAGCCGGCGACACCGCGAGCGTGACGGCGCGGCCATCCGACGGCCTGACCGACCTGTCGACCGGCCACCTCGTGGACGGCACCATCACCGCCGCGCTCGACGACGAGGACTCGCTCATGTGGGTGGCCTACGGCGGGCCGGACGGGCACCGCGTGGTGGTGGAACTGGCGCGCCGCGCCGGCCGCTACGCCGTCCGGACGAGGGATGCCGAGGCGCCCACCCTGGCGGGCTTCAGCGGGACCCCCGTCTTCGACTACCGGCCCGACCTCGTGCTCGAGGGCCGGTTCGAACCGTTCCCGGAGCCGCGGCCCGAGCGCATCTCCACGTCCCATCCCGACGTGCCCGGGACACAGACGTCCGTCGGTGACGTCGTCTTCACACTCCCCGGCGATCCCCGCGAGCACCGGCTCCGGGCATCGCAGGACGGGACGGGGGCGCTCGCCATCACGTTCCACGACGCCACCAACGGCACGTCGACGGCGTCCTGGCGCAAGGTCACCCTGCGCCGCCCCCGCCCCGACGGATCCGTGGTCCTCGATCTCAACAGGACCATCAACTACCCGAGCGCCTTCACCCCGTACGGCACCTGCCCCCGGCCGGTGGCGGGCAACATCGTCGACGCCCCGATCGAGGGCGGCGAGAAGCGGCCCCTGCCCTGA
- a CDS encoding sulfite exporter TauE/SafE family protein has translation MLEIAVILVAGFWAGMINVVVGSGTLVTFPTLLLFGYPPIVANISNNIGLVGGGLSGSWGYRREIAANRRLLLKLLPLSVLGGLGGALLLLVLPAAAFQAIVPVLILIGLAMVALAPRVQRAAAAKAGDADPDAAPSRRRSLVLLAGIGVLGVYGGYFGAAQGILIVGLMSMVTIESLQRINAIKNVLTTAVNGVAAVTFMVFAWSSINWALVLIIAVGATLGGFLGARVGRRLSPLALRATILVIGTAALIRIVFFG, from the coding sequence GTGCTCGAGATCGCCGTGATCCTGGTCGCCGGCTTCTGGGCAGGCATGATCAATGTGGTGGTGGGCTCCGGGACGCTCGTGACCTTCCCGACCCTCCTGCTGTTCGGTTACCCGCCGATCGTCGCCAACATCTCGAACAACATCGGCCTCGTGGGCGGCGGCCTGTCCGGTTCGTGGGGGTACCGCCGCGAGATCGCCGCCAACAGGCGGCTCCTCCTGAAGCTGCTGCCGCTGTCGGTGCTCGGCGGGCTGGGCGGCGCACTGCTGCTGCTCGTGCTCCCGGCGGCGGCCTTCCAGGCGATCGTGCCCGTCCTCATCCTCATCGGCCTCGCCATGGTGGCGCTGGCGCCGCGCGTGCAGCGCGCGGCTGCCGCGAAGGCGGGCGATGCCGACCCCGACGCCGCCCCCTCCCGGCGCCGCTCGCTGGTCCTGCTCGCCGGCATCGGCGTCCTCGGGGTGTACGGCGGGTACTTCGGGGCCGCGCAGGGCATCCTCATCGTCGGCCTGATGAGCATGGTCACCATCGAGAGCCTCCAGCGCATCAACGCCATCAAGAACGTCCTGACCACCGCCGTCAACGGCGTCGCGGCCGTCACGTTCATGGTGTTCGCGTGGAGCTCGATCAACTGGGCGCTGGTGCTCATCATCGCCGTCGGGGCCACCCTCGGCGGATTCCTCGGCGCCCGGGTGGGCCGCCGGCTCTCACCCCTCGCGCTACGCGCCACCATCCTCGTCATCGGCACCGCGGCGCTGATCCGCATCGTGTTCTTCGGCTGA
- a CDS encoding DUF4190 domain-containing protein, with amino-acid sequence MSQDPYPGERPSTGGSENQSGGPSDGGAYGSRPYQPTQPYQQPYQPGGYEAGDYPTGAYQSGGYQAGPYRSYQPSYASMEGEKAAQLSLILGIVGLFVAGIILGPLAIWQALKAERLGVPATAGKVLGWITTILYALAVLAGIIFFVILVVGLGATSTYSS; translated from the coding sequence ATGTCCCAGGATCCGTATCCCGGCGAGCGCCCCTCCACAGGGGGCTCCGAGAACCAGTCCGGCGGCCCGTCCGACGGCGGCGCCTACGGCAGCAGGCCCTACCAGCCCACCCAGCCGTACCAACAGCCGTACCAGCCCGGTGGATACGAGGCCGGCGACTACCCGACGGGTGCGTACCAGTCAGGCGGCTACCAGGCGGGGCCCTACCGGTCCTACCAGCCCTCCTACGCGTCGATGGAGGGCGAGAAGGCCGCGCAGCTCTCCCTGATCCTCGGGATCGTGGGGCTGTTCGTGGCGGGCATCATCCTCGGGCCGCTCGCGATCTGGCAGGCACTCAAGGCCGAACGCCTCGGCGTGCCGGCGACGGCGGGGAAGGTGCTCGGCTGGATCACCACCATCCTCTACGCGCTGGCGGTCCTCGCGGGGATCATCTTCTTCGTGATCCTCGTGGTCGGGCTGGGCGCCACGTCCACCTACAGCAGCTGA
- a CDS encoding phosphatase PAP2 family protein, with translation MPAHQDQYVGPRDLTRWESPIGRLLVRFVRPLARWAGPHGALLLLIGIGGGIAAALTAVSAEVYEAVVESDGVAALDRPALDLAVSLRQDGLNAFITGYTNIGGPIGMPILAVSIMVLLAVSRRSWSPVILLPAAAFGSLLMTVAGKDAFGRLRPPVELAVPPYESSPSFPSGHSLNALVIAGVVAYLLVLRQHRKRTRALTIALAILFAVTMGLSRVYLGHHWLTDVLVAWTLGIAWLAVVITVHRLFLTFRLHRAGPRAAAA, from the coding sequence ATGCCAGCGCACCAGGACCAGTACGTAGGACCCCGGGACCTCACCCGCTGGGAGTCGCCCATCGGCCGCCTCCTCGTGCGGTTCGTCCGACCGCTCGCCCGCTGGGCGGGACCGCACGGGGCCCTGCTGCTCCTCATCGGGATCGGCGGGGGGATCGCCGCCGCCCTGACGGCCGTGTCGGCCGAGGTCTACGAGGCGGTCGTGGAGTCGGACGGCGTCGCCGCCCTCGACCGCCCGGCGCTGGACCTCGCCGTCTCACTGCGCCAGGACGGGCTGAACGCCTTCATCACGGGCTACACGAACATCGGCGGGCCCATCGGCATGCCCATCCTCGCCGTGTCGATCATGGTGCTCCTCGCGGTGAGCCGCAGATCGTGGTCCCCCGTGATCCTGCTGCCGGCGGCCGCCTTCGGCTCCCTGCTGATGACCGTCGCGGGCAAGGACGCCTTCGGCCGGCTGCGCCCGCCGGTCGAGCTCGCCGTCCCGCCCTACGAGTCGTCGCCGTCGTTCCCGAGCGGGCACTCGCTGAACGCCCTCGTCATCGCCGGTGTCGTCGCGTACCTGCTCGTACTGCGGCAGCACCGCAAACGCACCCGTGCGCTCACGATCGCGCTCGCCATCCTGTTCGCGGTGACCATGGGGCTCAGCCGCGTCTACCTCGGTCACCACTGGCTCACGGACGTCCTGGTGGCCTGGACCCTCGGGATCGCCTGGCTCGCCGTCGTCATCACCGTCCACCGGCTCTTCCTAACCTTCCGGCTGCACCGGGCGGGCCCGCGTGCCGCAGCCGCCTGA